From a single bacterium genomic region:
- a CDS encoding carbohydrate binding domain-containing protein encodes MTVNRVGEMVVNRGFEDAGAGGADVLAGWTEYLGSTSDGVIEQSSATCTEGTYCAKLTACDGADNAYLAQHIRTLPGTVLTLTMDTRGDGTYSPSYQVYDFTNSTTITGNVSTSNTTTSWVTYSTTFTCPAGCYRMILYLRSPNHHTGGVSYYDNVSMYLPRAQLPVIRRFGDTWALAEELPLTDAAMPHGPGQGQSTRLVLPGGLSYDWGRDDVPPPILPRDITIRGEWVADSLEEMQAKADALNALLGKRSKLWRDHGAGLSLQWIYARCVEVTGELSPRDQQYWAEYTLVFETDAGPWYGRDWTQTHTLARTSTTIVCRNDGNAHVTAVTMTFDPGAVDITDLGVAHNVVEDSVAVPGLTNWYWSGTISVGETLIVDSGDSTVTVGPPGSDLTDGYQYMEITPSLHKVQEFVHLVPGYNNFVISRTGGDATATVEVSYYEGWY; translated from the coding sequence ATGACCGTGAATCGCGTGGGAGAGATGGTGGTCAACCGGGGCTTCGAGGACGCGGGGGCGGGCGGCGCTGACGTTCTCGCGGGATGGACGGAGTACCTCGGCTCGACCAGTGACGGCGTGATAGAGCAATCCAGCGCCACCTGCACGGAGGGCACGTACTGCGCCAAGCTGACGGCCTGCGACGGGGCGGATAACGCCTATCTAGCGCAGCACATCCGCACGTTGCCGGGGACCGTGCTCACGCTGACGATGGACACACGCGGCGACGGGACCTATAGCCCGTCGTATCAGGTGTACGACTTCACCAACTCTACCACGATCACCGGGAACGTCTCAACCAGCAACACGACGACTAGCTGGGTGACGTATTCCACGACATTTACCTGCCCCGCCGGGTGCTATCGCATGATCCTGTATCTGCGCTCGCCCAACCATCACACGGGCGGCGTGTCCTATTATGACAACGTGTCCATGTACCTGCCACGGGCGCAACTGCCCGTTATCCGCCGATTCGGGGATACGTGGGCGCTGGCGGAGGAGCTGCCGCTCACTGACGCGGCCATGCCCCACGGACCGGGCCAGGGGCAGAGCACGCGGCTAGTATTGCCGGGGGGCCTATCGTATGACTGGGGCCGCGACGATGTGCCGCCGCCGATCCTGCCACGAGACATCACCATACGCGGCGAATGGGTCGCTGACTCACTAGAGGAGATGCAAGCGAAAGCGGACGCGCTGAACGCCCTCTTGGGCAAACGCTCCAAGCTGTGGCGGGACCACGGCGCGGGGCTGAGCCTGCAGTGGATTTATGCGCGGTGCGTGGAGGTGACGGGCGAGCTATCGCCACGGGACCAGCAGTATTGGGCGGAGTACACGCTGGTATTTGAGACCGACGCGGGGCCGTGGTATGGCCGCGATTGGACGCAGACGCACACGCTGGCGAGGACGAGCACAACCATAGTGTGCCGCAACGATGGCAATGCCCATGTGACGGCGGTGACGATGACATTCGATCCGGGCGCGGTAGACATCACCGACCTGGGCGTGGCGCACAACGTGGTCGAGGATAGCGTGGCTGTGCCGGGGCTGACCAACTGGTATTGGTCGGGGACCATATCCGTCGGGGAGACACTCATTGTCGATTCGGGGGATTCCACCGTGACGGTCGGGCCTCCTGGTTCGGACCTGACTGACGGCTATCAGTACATGGAGATCACGCCGTCGCTGCACAAGGTCCAGGAGTTTGTCCATCTCGTTCCGGGCTACAACAACTTTGTCATTTCGCGCACAGGCGGCGACGCCACGGCCACAGTCGAAGTCTCATACTATGAGGGCTGGTACTAG